From Musa acuminata AAA Group cultivar baxijiao chromosome BXJ3-8, Cavendish_Baxijiao_AAA, whole genome shotgun sequence, one genomic window encodes:
- the LOC135645137 gene encoding biotin carboxylase 1, chloroplastic-like isoform X2 produces MTNRMTWRSKNHGGALNMTCQNRKILVANRGEIAVRVIRTAHEMGIPCVAVHSTIDRDALHVQLADEAVCIGEAPSSQSYLFIPNVLSAAVSRKCTMLHPGYGFLAENAGFVDICKEHGINFIGPNSDSIRVMGDKSTARETMKKAGVPTVPGSDGLLQSTEEAVKLAHEIGFPIMIKATAGGGGRGMRLAKEPEEFVKLLQQAKSEAAAAFGNDGVYLEKCIQNPRHIEFQVLADKFGNVVHFGERDCSIQRRNQKLLEEAPSPALTPELRKAMGDAAVAAASSIGYIGVGTVEFLLDEGGSFYFMEMNTRIQVEHPVTEMISSTDLIEEQIRVALGERLTYKQEDIVLRGHSIECRINAEDAFKGFRPGPGKITSYLPSGGPFVRMDSHVYPGYVVPPSYDSLLGKLIVWAPTREKAIERMKRALNDTVITGVPTTIEYHKLILDVEDFRNGKVDTAFIPKHENELAAPHKMILSASEKELSLLSN; encoded by the exons ATGACTAACCGTATGACTTGGAGATCAAAAAATCATGGCGGAGCTCTTAATATGACTTGCCAGAATAGGAAGATTCTTGTGGCAAATAGAGGAGAAATTGCAGTTAGGGTGATCCGAACTGCACATGAAATGGGAATACCTTGTGTAGCTGTGCACTCTACAATAGATCGGGATGCTCTTCATGTGCAGCTTGCAGATGAGGCAGTCTGCATTGGTGAAGCACCAAGCAGTCAGTC GTACTTGTTCATTCCAAATGTTTTATCTGCTGCTGTTAGTCGTAAATGTACCATGTTGCATCCTGGTTATGGCTTCCTAGCTGAGAATGCTGGTTTTGTTGACATATGCAAAGAGCATGGAATAAATTTTATTGGGCCCAAT TCTGACAGCATTCGAGTAATGGGTGATAAATCTACAGCTAGGGAAACAATGAAGAAAGCAGGTGTCCCTACCGTACCTGGAAGCGATGGACTCTTGCAG tcaACAGAGGAGGCAGTGAAGCTTGCCCATGAAATTGGCTTTCCTATCATGATCAAG GCAACTGCTGGTGGTGGAGGGCGTGGAATGCGTCTAGCTAAAGAACCTGAAGAGTTTGTGAAGTTGCTACAG CAAGCTAAGAGTGAGGCAGCAGCTGCATTTGGAAATGATGGGGTTTATTTGGAGAAGTGTATCCAGAATCCAAGGCACATCGAGTTTCAG GTTCTTGCAGACAAATTTGGAAATGTTGTGCATTTTGGAGAGCGTGATTGCAGCATTCAG AGAAGAAATCAGAAGCTTCTCGAGGAAGCTCCTTCACCTGCTCTGACACCAGAACTACGGAAAGCTATGGGTGATGCAGCTGTAGCAGCTGCTTCGTCTATAGGTTACATTGGTGTTGGAACTGTTGAATTTCTCTTGGATGAAGGAGGTTCTTTCTACTTCATGGAGATGAACACCAGGATTCAG GTAGAACATCCTGTCACGGAAATGATTTCTTCAACTGATTTGATCGAGGAACAAATTCGAGTGGCTCTTGGAGAGAGGCTGACGTACAAACAG GAAGATATTGTTCTTAGGGGACATTCAATTGAGTGTCGCATTAATGCAGAAGATGCTTTCAAAGGATTTCGTCCTGGGCCTG GGAAAATAACCTCATACTTGCCATCTGGAGGTCCCTTTGTGAGAATGGATAGTCATGTTTACCCAGGCTATGTGGTTCCTCCAAGCTATGACTCTCTACTTGGAAAG CTTATCGTTTGGGCACCAACCAGAGAGAAAGCAATAGAAAGAATGAAAAGAGCCCTGAATGACACTGTTATCACAG GGGTTCCTACCACAATTGAGTACCATAAGCTAATTCTTGACGTCGAG GACTTCAGAAACGGAAAGGTGGACACTGCATTCATACCCAAGCATGAGAATGAGTTGGCTGCA CCCCATAAAATGATCCTGTCTGCATCCGAAAAGGAGCTTTCTCTATTGAGCAATTAA
- the LOC135645137 gene encoding biotin carboxylase 2, chloroplastic-like isoform X1, protein MDSISVCKPAFKTPGLLLRPAGGIKGLQCSFIVGYSPNFCKVCTPKKMTNRMTWRSKNHGGALNMTCQNRKILVANRGEIAVRVIRTAHEMGIPCVAVHSTIDRDALHVQLADEAVCIGEAPSSQSYLFIPNVLSAAVSRKCTMLHPGYGFLAENAGFVDICKEHGINFIGPNSDSIRVMGDKSTARETMKKAGVPTVPGSDGLLQSTEEAVKLAHEIGFPIMIKATAGGGGRGMRLAKEPEEFVKLLQQAKSEAAAAFGNDGVYLEKCIQNPRHIEFQVLADKFGNVVHFGERDCSIQRRNQKLLEEAPSPALTPELRKAMGDAAVAAASSIGYIGVGTVEFLLDEGGSFYFMEMNTRIQVEHPVTEMISSTDLIEEQIRVALGERLTYKQEDIVLRGHSIECRINAEDAFKGFRPGPGKITSYLPSGGPFVRMDSHVYPGYVVPPSYDSLLGKLIVWAPTREKAIERMKRALNDTVITGVPTTIEYHKLILDVEDFRNGKVDTAFIPKHENELAAPHKMILSASEKELSLLSN, encoded by the exons ATGGATTCCATTTCCGTCTGCAAGCCTGCATTCAAAACTCCT GGTTTGTTATTGAGACCTGCTGGAGGGATAAAAGGCTTGCAGTGCAGCTTTATTGTAGGATATTCTCCAAACTTCTGCAAAGTATGTACTCCCAAAAAAATGACTAACCGTATGACTTGGAGATCAAAAAATCATGGCGGAGCTCTTAATATGACTTGCCAGAATAGGAAGATTCTTGTGGCAAATAGAGGAGAAATTGCAGTTAGGGTGATCCGAACTGCACATGAAATGGGAATACCTTGTGTAGCTGTGCACTCTACAATAGATCGGGATGCTCTTCATGTGCAGCTTGCAGATGAGGCAGTCTGCATTGGTGAAGCACCAAGCAGTCAGTC GTACTTGTTCATTCCAAATGTTTTATCTGCTGCTGTTAGTCGTAAATGTACCATGTTGCATCCTGGTTATGGCTTCCTAGCTGAGAATGCTGGTTTTGTTGACATATGCAAAGAGCATGGAATAAATTTTATTGGGCCCAAT TCTGACAGCATTCGAGTAATGGGTGATAAATCTACAGCTAGGGAAACAATGAAGAAAGCAGGTGTCCCTACCGTACCTGGAAGCGATGGACTCTTGCAG tcaACAGAGGAGGCAGTGAAGCTTGCCCATGAAATTGGCTTTCCTATCATGATCAAG GCAACTGCTGGTGGTGGAGGGCGTGGAATGCGTCTAGCTAAAGAACCTGAAGAGTTTGTGAAGTTGCTACAG CAAGCTAAGAGTGAGGCAGCAGCTGCATTTGGAAATGATGGGGTTTATTTGGAGAAGTGTATCCAGAATCCAAGGCACATCGAGTTTCAG GTTCTTGCAGACAAATTTGGAAATGTTGTGCATTTTGGAGAGCGTGATTGCAGCATTCAG AGAAGAAATCAGAAGCTTCTCGAGGAAGCTCCTTCACCTGCTCTGACACCAGAACTACGGAAAGCTATGGGTGATGCAGCTGTAGCAGCTGCTTCGTCTATAGGTTACATTGGTGTTGGAACTGTTGAATTTCTCTTGGATGAAGGAGGTTCTTTCTACTTCATGGAGATGAACACCAGGATTCAG GTAGAACATCCTGTCACGGAAATGATTTCTTCAACTGATTTGATCGAGGAACAAATTCGAGTGGCTCTTGGAGAGAGGCTGACGTACAAACAG GAAGATATTGTTCTTAGGGGACATTCAATTGAGTGTCGCATTAATGCAGAAGATGCTTTCAAAGGATTTCGTCCTGGGCCTG GGAAAATAACCTCATACTTGCCATCTGGAGGTCCCTTTGTGAGAATGGATAGTCATGTTTACCCAGGCTATGTGGTTCCTCCAAGCTATGACTCTCTACTTGGAAAG CTTATCGTTTGGGCACCAACCAGAGAGAAAGCAATAGAAAGAATGAAAAGAGCCCTGAATGACACTGTTATCACAG GGGTTCCTACCACAATTGAGTACCATAAGCTAATTCTTGACGTCGAG GACTTCAGAAACGGAAAGGTGGACACTGCATTCATACCCAAGCATGAGAATGAGTTGGCTGCA CCCCATAAAATGATCCTGTCTGCATCCGAAAAGGAGCTTTCTCTATTGAGCAATTAA
- the LOC103996342 gene encoding AIG2-like protein D isoform X2 — protein MAAAAAPCLHSVFVYGTLLADEVVRVLLKRVPPSSPAILHNYHRFSIKGRVYPAILPIDCKNVAGEVLRGITDQELDVLDSFEDVEYERRAVEVSLVEWKRLHLEDYLVMTTEFMEELEKPQD, from the exons aTGGCCGCCGCTGCCGCTCCTTGTCTCCACAGCGTCTTCGTTTACGGAACTCTATTGGCAGATGAGGTGGTGCGCGTGCTTCTCAAGCGAGTTCCCCCCTCCTCCCCTGCCATCCTCCATAATTA CCACAGATTTAGTATAAAGGGCCGTGTTTATCCAGCAATCCTGCCCATAGATTGTAAGAATGTTGCAGGAGAG GTTTTACGGGGCATCACAGATCAAGAGTTAGATGTCCTAGATTCCTTTGAAGACGTCGAATATGAGAGAAGGGCTGTTGAGGTTTCTTTGGTT GAATGGAAGCGACTGCACTTGGAGGATTATCTTGTCATGACAACAGAATTCATGGAGGAGCTGGAAAAGCCCCAAGACTAG
- the LOC103996342 gene encoding AIG2-like protein D isoform X1 — MAAAAAPCLHSVFVYGTLLADEVVRVLLKRVPPSSPAILHNYHRFSIKGRVYPAILPIDCKNVAGEVLRGITDQELDVLDSFEDVEYERRAVEVSLVDNSEKLIVDAYIWGNKDDPNLYGEWDFEEWKRLHLEDYLVMTTEFMEELEKPQD; from the exons aTGGCCGCCGCTGCCGCTCCTTGTCTCCACAGCGTCTTCGTTTACGGAACTCTATTGGCAGATGAGGTGGTGCGCGTGCTTCTCAAGCGAGTTCCCCCCTCCTCCCCTGCCATCCTCCATAATTA CCACAGATTTAGTATAAAGGGCCGTGTTTATCCAGCAATCCTGCCCATAGATTGTAAGAATGTTGCAGGAGAG GTTTTACGGGGCATCACAGATCAAGAGTTAGATGTCCTAGATTCCTTTGAAGACGTCGAATATGAGAGAAGGGCTGTTGAGGTTTCTTTGGTT GATAATTCTGAGAAACTAATAGTTGATGCATATATCTGGGGTAACAAGGATGATCCAAACTTGTATGGGGAGTGGGATTTTGAG GAATGGAAGCGACTGCACTTGGAGGATTATCTTGTCATGACAACAGAATTCATGGAGGAGCTGGAAAAGCCCCAAGACTAG